From one Solanum stenotomum isolate F172 chromosome 12, ASM1918654v1, whole genome shotgun sequence genomic stretch:
- the LOC125848149 gene encoding uncharacterized protein At1g65710-like: MGSCLSKKSTCSSSRPLALVKQNQETLVEKKKVDGQIVRREIFVIKHRISHEEGSTESCAPSRRTSSCTKDEVDTILIQCGRLSRSSSPDRGLPGEASHNTNNRSRKYSISKKSWDFEYENRSDGSRRVSRSPVRRSESPIKAPSCANLASSDANGISVRPGKMVSVPATVSSLMTDKNADLISTATIQRIQVKRNVGAASPRARSRSGSPAKVNFQQQPLYLSRSNSRKKEDSPFRRNPSSETDTPVVTPFYIQKLNAENINNGKVVLQGTEENLSISKAAPDYGLTNVYAKFKKQQLAQEAKALRTVSGNAAVDMVASGFETLVPEVIRRSRSPTLSREIEINHRVQSNPTQSYTELLLEDIQNFHQKSRNPSFSLPSGAVPDFNSTTSSNLSSAFSEDRRSNCTVERINKNTSACLATNPQSKNRLGIKNPYAESEVAFSDDSMEPSRIQKYATFGRGTDGGSMEELESSESNTFVGYQRCRFSSSSQEPNSADSTDSWTPKSYSRLYMNPLAFQKCTVSDHVPDMDEGKSRMTANKRDSDNQQHGIVHNSSERRGLHIAPVAAAAALTY; the protein is encoded by the exons ATGGGGAGTTGTTTGAGTAAGAAGAGCACTTGTTCTTCTTCTCGTCCTCTTGCACTTGTgaaacaaaatcaagaaaccttggtagaaaagaagaaagtagATGGACAGATAGTGAGAAGAGAAATCTTTGTTATCAAACACAGGATAAGTCATGAAGAAGGATCTACTGAATCTTGTGCACCATCGAGGAGGACTTCAAGTTGTACCAAAGATGAAGTTGATACTATTTTGATACAATGTGGGAGGCTTAGCAGAAGCTCATCTCCCGACAGAGGTCTTCCTGGTGAAGCTTCTCATAATACTAATAATAGAAGTAGAAAGTACTCTATTTCCAAGAAAAGTTGGGATTTTGAGTATGAAAACAGAAGTGATGGGAGCAGAAGGGTGAGTAGATCTCCTGTTAGAAGATCTGAATCACCAATTAAAGCTCCCAGTTGTGCTAATTTGGCTTCTAGTGATGCTAATGGGATTAGTGTTAGACCAGGAAAGATGGTGTCTGTGCCTGCTACAGTTTCATCTCTTATGACGGATAAGAATGCTGACCTGATTTCTACAGCTACTATTCAAAGGATTCAAGTGAAGAGAAATGTGGGTGCTGCATCTCCTCGTGCTCGGTCCCGGTCGGGCTCCCCAGCAAAGGTGAATTTCCAACAGCAGCCCTTGTACCTTAGCCGCAGCAATTCCAGGAAAAAAGAAGATTCTCCTTTCAGAAGAAATCCTTCAAGTGAGACTGATACCCCTGTGGTCACGCCCTTCTATATCCAG AAACTGAATGCAGAAAATATAAACAATGGCAAAGTTGTTTTGCAAGGAACTGAGGAAAACCTCAGCATCAGCAAAGCAGCTCCAGATTATGGCCTTACAAATGTTTATGCCAAATTCAAGAAGCAGCAGCTGGCACAGGAAGCTAAAGCATTGAGAACAGTTTCAGGGAATGCTGCAGTGGATATGGTTGCTTCAGGATTCGAAACCTTAGTGCCCGAGGTAATAAGAAGAAGCAGGTCACCGACGCTATCCCGGGAAATAGAAATTAATCATAGGGTTCAGTCAAATCCTACTCAATCATATACTGAGTTATTGCTTGAGGACATCCAAAACTTTCATCAAAAGAGCAGAAACCCTTCATTTTCACTTCCATCTGGTGCAGTTCCTGACTTCAACTCAACTACTAGTTCCAATCTATCCAGTGCTTTCTCTGAAGACAGAAGAAGCAACTGCACAGTCGAGCGTATTAACAAGAATACCAGTGCTTGTTTAGCAACCAATCCTCAGAGTAAAAACAGGTTAGGAATAAAGAACCCATATGCAGAGTCTGAGGTTGCCTTTAGTGATGACTCAATGGAGCCTTCCAGAATACAGAAGTATGCAACCTTTGGAAGGGGAACTGATGGAGGCTCTATGGAAGAACTAGAATCCTCAGAAAGCAATACTTTTGTTGGTTATCAACGATGTAGGTTTTCTTCGTCCTCACAAGAACCAAATTCAGCTGATTCAACCGATTCCTGGACTCCAAAATCTTACAGTAGGCTGTATATGAATCCATTAGCCTTTCAAAAGTGTACAGTATCTGATCATGTTCCTGATATGGATGAAGGTAAAAGTAGAATGACTGCAAATAAGAGGGATTCTGACAACCAGCAACATGGAATAGTTCACAACAGCAGTGAACGTAGAGGACTTCACATAGCACCTGTGGCAGCAGCAGCTGCTTTAACTTATTAA